The segment GCATATGGATCCTGTAACTGAGTGACAATTTTACTATACTTTAGAATGCTCAATTGATATCTCTAAGATTTTCAACTCTGCTTTTTAAACACTTCATCTTTGTAACGTGTTTTACTAGCCATTGACCATCTTTGTAACAAGGTAATGGAGCATTCTAACATATAAGAATCAATGAAACCGTTTATTAAGGTTAACATCCTTGACCTTGTTGGTTTTGTTATAATGAATTAACTATAGCGAATCAAAACAATCTTATCCTATGGTTTGTCTCAAATATTTGCATTGAAGTTTCCTACGGATTTTGCCTTCATTGCTTCTCAACTAGGCTTATACAACGGAGTTGGAAGCAGAAGTTGCTAAGCTGAAAGAGGAGAACCAAGAATTGCAGAAGAAACATGTATGTTCTTTCCCTTCTTTGTTAAAGTGCACTCGATTCTTGGTATTAACATTCTCATTAACTGTTCTCCGCTGCTGCAGGATCACATCATAAAAATACAGAAAAATCAGGTGCCCACAAGTTCTCATTTTTATATCTGTTTTTATTCGATTACAACTTATTTCATGCCCTACTCGAATATCACCAAGCATCACTGTTCTTCCGAAGTTCCATAGTGTTTCTGTTGGGTTCACTATGTATCTGTCCATTAGAGTGTCATTGTCGTTTCACTTTACTGGCATGGTTCATTTAGAAAGTGTTTGGTTGAATAGAAAAGCGGAGGAATGAAAAGAGTAGAAAAGTAGAAAGACAATAAATTTTGAGTTTGATtgatatggaagaaaagaaaataggAAAGAAGATTATTTTCATCCTAATACATAAAAACTAATCCTCTCAAATTGAAACAATGACATgaaagaaaatgagagaaaagtaCTCCTGGATTTAAATTTATGCATTTCTCAAATGTTCTATgttcttttctttcattttttaattCTACCAAGCAATGAATGGAAAGAAAATGActttctttcaattttctcatttttcttaCCAAACACACTTATAGAAagataaattatattttctatttttctaccCAATTTTTCTTCTTTCTAATTTTTGTTCAATTCTATCAAGCAAAGTCTTACGGTGAGCTTGATTGAGTAGAAAAGTGAAATGTTAGAAAAAAAATTGAGTATGCTTAGTGGAAAAGAAACCGGAAGGGATACCATTTTCCATTCTAATGTATATTCCAAATTGGAATGATAAGAGGGATGAAAATAAGCTAAAAGTATAGGttagttcaaaattataaaattttttaaaaaaaaattcattttatttcttctTATTTTCAGCTCTACTAAGATGGGAAGAAATTTTTTTTTCCtcagtttttctttctttcctagcaatgtcaaaatatatatatttatttttttatctcttaaaaatttcattctaaaTTTCTTCCCACTCTACTAAACAAAACTTTAAAATCATTTTGtttttatgcatgcatgcataatatGATACAGGATGATATGGTATGGTATGGAATCCTCTAAAAACCCATCCATATACGATTAGCCATTCGTGGTGAATGTTCTGCTTTGCTGCTTAACAGAGTGTTTCCCCATGCTTGGCAAGTTTTTAAACTTATGAAATGCAGTTAATTTTGGCATTAACCTTGAACGTAAGAATGTGTTTACAATTTATAGGAGTTAAATTGCTGAGTGTTGGATATATATACGAGTATATTACTTTTAAATCTTTTTCATATATTTAAGAATTATATATGTCTTGTATTCCGTTAGATGCAAGTGTTTGAAAGAAAATGAGGATCCAGTAACTAAGATTGCAATTAATCTCAGTGAACTGATTGCTTATTTAGTTTTTACTTGCTTCACTTTTTAGGTGCACGCTCCTATCATATTAGAGCATTAAAAAGAAacgcatacatatatacattagcTGCAAACACCAGTTTTCCCCCTTAGCAATTATAATCATCTTGAATTATATTAGAAAACTTGCTCAAATGTTGACAACCACTAAATCAAATGTTTGACAACCACAGGTGATGGAGATGATGAATGTGCAGCCAGGAGCTAAGAAACGATGCTTGCGACGAACACGGACAGGTCCTTGGTGAATCAAAAGGGTTACGTTAGTTGGTTTTTGTACATATTCGGAGAGTTGATGAATTAATGTGGTCTTGGATTAAAAagacttcttttttcttttttcttttttttccggTAGTATAACAGTTTGCCATGAAAATGGATATGGAAACTTTACCTTCTTTTTTTACAAGCGATAGAATTGGAGGGTTCAAATAGATTATGTAACTTCTTTTTCACAAATCATATCTGATTTAGACATGTACATGCTGACGGAACATGTCCTAAAAGTGATTTGACAACAAGCTTTATGAGAATCTTCTTTGTCATCAATCTATTTTAAGTTGGTGTTTGTGGAGCTCAACATCTGACAAGGTTCCCAATCGAGTGGAATTAACGTAATCTTGAGGGGAATGAGCTGACACACCTGGTACTAATAATCCAATTACCCTCAACATTCTCAAAACCCAACCTTCCTTGTAGTCTGGACCGTACATGTAAGGCAAAATGATGCCCCTAATAAGCTCCCAAACTGCATTCACCATCTTCGGAATCACCCATAGTAAAGAAAAGTAATTCTTGTTCGGTTGTTCTGGTAAGACCTGCATCGTTAAAATCGTAAACATGAATACGATACCATGATATGTATATTAAACATGTCGGAAAATCGTTCTTTTCCAACTTACCTCCCCAGTGTAGAAACTATTGAAGAAGAGGCAAGGTCCAAAATGCTTAAACAATGTCATTTTATCATCATAAGGAACCCTAGGCACCAAGTCATTGTTGTAAACATATCTGAAATATTTCACATCAAATTTTTTCATCTTCTCCTTCATATATTCCCCAAAGTTTTCGTCCCCAACCCTTGGTTGTCCAAAGGTGAAAACCCCATCCAATTTCTCCAACAACAGTTCTTCGTCATGTAACATCAGCACTGCAGCAAACAAAATAGCTAAAGCCCCACCCAAACTATGGCCAGTCACTATAAACTTGGCATCTTCATTCTCCTTTAGAATCTCCCTCAACTTTTGTCTAATAGCGTAGTAGGCAAATTGGCGTTGGCCATCCCTGTGTTGTTGGATCTCCTCAGGCCAACCGTTGTTCTTTTGCAAGCCGAGTGCTTGCATGAAACCACTGTGGGTCCTGGCCTTACCCATGGCTTTAATCTTGCACCAAGAAAAATCAGCATCAGTTCGCCAGTCGTCGGCGTCGAATGGGCTTGTCCCTCTAAATGCAACCACATACAAGTTGGGATTTGCTTGTGTGTCTTGAAGAATAAAAGCTTGGGTTGAAGGAAGTCCTCTGTATTCTGTACCAAAATCAAACACATTTCTTAATATGGATGTGATCTTTACATTGCTTGCTGCTTGATTTACACACGGATCGATCTTAAAGATATGGTTAACACCCTAGATCAATAAGTactcacatttttttttttaatttagctcAAAGATCAAGAGCAAGAATGAGAAATAAATGCATAAATAATGTTGATATGGTCGAATAAATTGATTAGTAAGGGACAAATTACATATAATGACAAATTGATTAAAGCAACTCACCTCAATTAAGGATTAATTAATCCTATAAATCAAAAGCAAAAAGCCTCCCATTGGTGGTTGGCCACTATCATAGCAACttgttataaaatatttaaaaaatgggatttaattaaattttattattcttaaatAATCATCATTATTATTTGATTTGTAATTAAAAAGGAATTACTTATTTAAATGCAAATTAAGGGATAGAAAGTTGCACATTTTGGTTTCTAAAGTCCATCTTTTTTATTGTCCAAGTCTTGTTCTTGTTGTTCAAAAAGAAAACCTACCTAATTCTTAAGACATAGTCAATAAATAGATTCGGTGTTATTTCGTTAACCCCACGTTAAAGTTGTctaatatgtttaattataaattattattattatgatagaAGGGGTTATGTATTATTAATTACATTGACTTCATTTAATGCTAATTAAACGAAGTTGACAATTAgggaaaaatatataatttgtgGACAGCccttttatcatttaattactattttattaCCTCATAACAATgttttaaaatatacatttatgTTTTAATTGAGTCAATATGCAAGAACATAATTTACTTAAAACACATTATAGAAAAAAGAGCGGAAATAGAGAAAACTTACCATTCCAGCAATTAAAAAACTTGACGAATTTCCTCTgctcaaaaaagaaaaagaaacatcgtcatatattcttttaatttaagaaaatatttgATGCACTGTcgataattataattaatatttaattatgtttaataaaattaatattatttatttgtaaatcttttaatgttttttattttgatggtGCATGAAATCTATAGGTTAAAAGATGGAAAATTATTTAGAGTAAAAATGGAAAATACGGAGTTACGTACCTTCCAAAGTTGGGTGACTTTGGTTTCAATGAAGGCTTCATTCTCATAGGATAATTTGGAAGCCATCATAGACAGCGAGGCTTTGTATTTTTGGTCGGCTGGCTTAATGTTTTCGTCTAATTCAAGGCGAGTGTCGGTGTTCCCTATCATCGATGTAAACTTCGCGGATGTTCGCTTAGGCCATTCTGTTTTCCCTGCACCATGAAAGGTAGGTATGATGATGAAAATAATGATTGCAAACGCTGTTTTAATTCTGTCTCTATTTCTCAAACAAAATAGGCAAAAGAGAAGTCAGTCTGCTAAATTGTTGAGGACATGCAGCTAGTAGTTTACCTGTTGGAAGATTTAGTAGGAGACGAAAGAGGCCACCGTTGATAGATAAAAGGTTGAGCCACATCTCGATGGCATCCCCCATAAAGGCCATAGGTTTCTTTACCCAAATGAGGAGTATTTGAAGAACAACGGAGACGAAGATGGGCCATCGAAGAAGAAAGCTTTGATGCTTGCTCCCAGGACAATCTATGAATCCTCTTTTCTCCAACTGAGGCGAGAATAGAAGGCTAAACAGATCAAACAAAGTTGCTTTTTCTGGGTTTAGTAAAAAATAATCGTCGCAAAAACCTTGATGAGAAGTAGCCATATGGCTTGGAAGCTAATGAAGAAAGAGATTTGAGGAGTTGTGTCAACCAGTTCTAAAAACTGCAGGAATCGGCAATGAGAAACTCCTATTTAAGTACATATAGAACTAGAAATGCTTAATTAATTCTCCTTTCACTGTTGCCTTTCTCCGATATCAGCGTTGAACAAATCAAGGGTCTTTGAGCAAGGATTGAGTTGTCcttcattttttattttggatttttgaGTTTGACCAGTAAATTAAATACAACTTACTGCGGAACTTTATTCTTTCTTCAAGCATAAAGTTTTTGATTTAatcactctctctctctctctctatatatatatatatatattaaaaaagggtagacaaacaaattaaaaatattttataaacattttaaaataGGAATTAATTATATTTGTATAATCTTAAAATATGTAGTTTTAGATACcaataataaaatgtcacattataaatttttaaaaggtaaaatatttattatacattCATTCATATTAAACATATTCTCAAActtaactttaattttttttttgaatggatCGACTGGATTAAAAAAGAAACATAATACAAATGAAAGTTCTTCTGCTGAGTTGGGTTAACTCCAACACTGCAGGcctaataaaacaaataaaagtacCAGACCTTTATCAGAACGGCCCAAAAATTAAAACAGacttaaaataaagtaaataaaaaatagaaaaggaaACCTAATTAAAAAATCCAGTCGTCAGAAACAATTGGTCACCATTATCTTCTGTCAATTCACATCACCGACCTAGCCATTACTCTATAGCAGATCTTTTTCAATCTTTTGCTTATCTGCTACATTATCAGAGAAGAGACTTTTCAACACTTTTAATTTGAAACTCCTTCACCTCTTTCTCTCCATGCATTTCAGTTTGCAATTCCCAGACGCTTCTTCTCTATTGCAAACCGAACAGAACTTGGGATGTCTCCTTCCAAATATTGTTCTTCACCCTTCTTTAATGCTTCTTTTGCTATGAAATGGGCATAAATGTTTTTTTACTTTGGTATAAAACGAAATCGAAGATGAAAATGAGTCTTTGTGCTTTGGATATCTCTTATGATTGCCCCGATCATCGATCTGTCTTGTTTTGTATTCTGGCATTTTGTTATCACCGTTCTTGAATCTCCTATTATTTCTAGAACTTGAAAGCCCATAGCGATCCTTAAATTTGTTGCTTGAAAACCTGCATGTGCTTCCGCTGCAAACGGAGATGCCACATCAGAGTGAAGAACAGACTTGGATGCCAAAATATTGCCCCCCACATCTCGTACAATTAATCCCGACGCTGAATTGAAAAATTGTTGGTCAAAAGCCACGTCAAAGTAAATAGCCACAGACATCCTTTGTTCATCATGTTCGGTTTTCCTGCCTTCTTCTAAGATGAGTTTCTTTTCCTCTATCCCCTTTAACTCTAAGATATAGCTGTAAATTTTCTTTGAGATGTCCCGACCTGTTGTGTTCTTTCTTTCGTATATTAACGTGTTTCTGTTTATCCATATTAACCATAACTCGCAACAGAAGAGGTGACACTGCTTATTTGTCCCCTAACTAAACACCCAGGTAAGCCACTCCTATATATTTTGAGCATTGTTATTGAGTATCCTTGAAGAGTTTACAAACCTCCATACTTCTATCGTTGTAGGGCACTGTCGAAAAACGTGGTTGCTATCCTCCCCATTATGCTGGCACTTAGGACACCGATCATCAATAGCAACTCTTTTTAACTTGAGATTCGAAAAAGTGGGAATAAAATCCCAAGAATTTTTCCACACtgtaattttaattttcgaaGGCATGTTTAGGTTCCACAATTTCTTGTAAAAAGCCTTAGTATTGGCCTGTATAAAATTACTAGGATTTAGAGTAGATTCCtgtaatagtttataggcacTTCTCACTGAGAAGTTACCGGATGGTTCTCCTCTCCAAACTTGGAAATCGTCATAGACTGGCCTCGCCAAAGGGATCTTCATGTTTCTTCTAGCAATATTCGCCTAGAAGGTATTGACAATTAATTCAGCCTTACAACTTCTATTTACTTCATCAATTAAGTTCGATACTAACACTATATTTTCATTACTGTTAACATTCTATAGCCTATCTTCATTGTGTCTTGATACCCAAAGATCTTTCCAAACCGAGATGCTATCCCCCTTGCCAACTCTCCAAAATAAGCCTTTCTCCAACTATCCTTTTGCTGACCAGACGCTCTTCCAGGTAAGTAAAGGTGAGTTCCCTAAAGGAGCATTTAAAAAGTTCAAATTCGCATAATATTTAGTTTTCAAAACTCGGGCTAACAAAGAATTGGGATAATTAACAAGGCGCCAACCCTGTTTAGCTAATAATGCGATATTAAATTTATCAAGTTTTCGGAAACCAAGACCTTCATCTTCTTTTAACAAACACATATCCTTCCATGCACACTAGTGTATACCTTTTTTGTCTTTAATTTTTTTCCGCCAAA is part of the Gossypium arboreum isolate Shixiya-1 chromosome 5, ASM2569848v2, whole genome shotgun sequence genome and harbors:
- the LOC108450550 gene encoding triacylglycerol lipase OBL1-like gives rise to the protein MATSHQGFCDDYFLLNPEKATLFDLFSLLFSPQLEKRGFIDCPGSKHQSFLLRWPIFVSVVLQILLIWVKKPMAFMGDAIEMWLNLLSINGGLFRLLLNLPTGKTEWPKRTSAKFTSMIGNTDTRLELDENIKPADQKYKASLSMMASKLSYENEAFIETKVTQLWKRKFVKFFNCWNEYRGLPSTQAFILQDTQANPNLYVVAFRGTSPFDADDWRTDADFSWCKIKAMGKARTHSGFMQALGLQKNNGWPEEIQQHRDGQRQFAYYAIRQKLREILKENEDAKFIVTGHSLGGALAILFAAVLMLHDEELLLEKLDGVFTFGQPRVGDENFGEYMKEKMKKFDVKYFRYVYNNDLVPRVPYDDKMTLFKHFGPCLFFNSFYTGEVLPEQPNKNYFSLLWVIPKMVNAVWELIRGIILPYMYGPDYKEGWVLRMLRVIGLLVPGVSAHSPQDYVNSTRLGTLSDVELHKHQLKID